From a region of the Cognatiyoonia koreensis genome:
- the hemA gene encoding 5-aminolevulinate synthase: protein MDYTASLDQALNRLHDEGRYRTFIDIERTRGQFPHAVWNKPDGSTAPVTVWCGNDYLGMGQHPVVLEAMHEAIDATGAGSGGTRNISGTTVYHKRLEAELADLHQKEAALLFTSAYIANDATLSTLPKLFPGLIIYSDALNHASMIEGVRRNGGAKRIFRHNDLEHLRELLAADDPDAPKVIAFESIYSMDGDFGPIKEICDLADEFGALTYIDEVHAVGMYGPRGGGVAERDGLMERIDIINGTLAKAYGVMGGYIAASAKMCDAIRSYAPGFIFTTSLTPSVAAGAAASVRHLKTDQALRERHQTQASILKLRLKGLGLPIIDHGSHIVPVIVGDPVHTKKLSDMLLNDFGIYVQPINYPTVPRGTERLRFTPSPVHGPKEMDSLVSAMDNLWSHCALNRAELAG, encoded by the coding sequence TTGGACTATACTGCGTCGCTCGATCAGGCCCTGAACCGCTTGCATGACGAGGGCCGTTACCGCACGTTCATTGATATCGAACGGACGCGGGGGCAATTCCCGCATGCAGTCTGGAACAAGCCAGACGGAAGCACAGCACCTGTCACAGTTTGGTGCGGGAACGACTATCTGGGCATGGGCCAGCACCCCGTCGTGCTTGAAGCCATGCATGAAGCGATTGATGCAACGGGTGCGGGCTCTGGCGGGACACGCAATATTTCAGGCACCACCGTCTACCACAAGCGGCTCGAGGCCGAATTGGCTGATTTGCATCAGAAAGAAGCGGCACTTCTTTTCACGAGCGCCTACATCGCCAACGACGCGACGTTGTCGACACTTCCCAAGCTGTTCCCGGGGCTGATCATCTATTCTGACGCACTCAACCACGCATCGATGATCGAAGGTGTGCGGCGCAATGGCGGCGCAAAGCGTATTTTCCGGCACAATGATCTCGAACACCTGCGCGAACTTCTTGCTGCGGATGATCCTGACGCTCCAAAGGTCATCGCGTTTGAATCGATCTATTCAATGGATGGCGATTTCGGCCCGATCAAGGAAATCTGCGATCTGGCCGATGAATTCGGGGCGCTGACCTACATCGACGAAGTGCATGCTGTCGGTATGTATGGGCCTCGCGGCGGCGGTGTTGCAGAACGCGACGGGTTGATGGAGCGTATAGACATCATCAATGGAACATTGGCCAAGGCTTATGGCGTGATGGGGGGATATATCGCAGCATCGGCCAAGATGTGCGACGCGATCAGATCCTATGCGCCGGGGTTCATCTTTACGACGTCACTGACGCCAAGTGTTGCGGCAGGTGCCGCCGCAAGCGTCAGACATCTGAAAACAGACCAGGCCTTGCGTGAACGGCATCAAACGCAAGCCAGCATCCTAAAGCTGCGGCTGAAGGGTCTGGGCTTGCCGATTATCGACCATGGCAGTCACATCGTTCCAGTAATTGTCGGCGATCCGGTCCACACCAAGAAACTTTCGGACATGCTGTTGAACGATTTCGGTATTTACGTGCAACCAATCAACTATCCGACAGTGCCACGCGGGACAGAGCGTTTGCGCTTTACACCGTCCCCAGTACACGGCCCGAAAGAGATGGATTCGCTCGTTTCTGCAATGGACAATCTTTGGTCACATTGTGCGCTGAATCGCGCCGAACTTGCCGGGTAA
- a CDS encoding pyridoxal phosphate-dependent aminotransferase has product MRTSTRGDVDPFIVMDVMEAARQAEAAGRHIIHMEVGQPGTGAPVAARAKLVDELSHPLGYTVGLGLPELRARIAQHYQDWYGVTVDPKRIVITSGASGAFLLAFSALFDNDARVGLGLPCYPSYRHILKAVGLRAVEIRTTPEGRYQPRPDDVAAHDLDGLIVASPANPTGTMLDRSALSALAEACEASDAAFISDEIYHGIDYDKKPVTALEVTDDVYVINSFSKYFSMTGWRVGWMVVPKAHVRRVERLAQNMFICAPHASQRLALHAMDCAEELDANRSVYAQNHQLMQVGLREAGFDKFAPPDGAFYIYADVSEWTDDARAFAAEILDEAGVAVTPGLDFDPHDGHHWLRFSYARSTKDIIEGLKRLQDFMAKRT; this is encoded by the coding sequence ATGCGAACATCAACCCGCGGTGACGTCGATCCCTTCATTGTGATGGATGTCATGGAAGCGGCCCGTCAGGCCGAAGCAGCAGGTCGGCACATCATCCATATGGAAGTCGGTCAGCCCGGAACCGGCGCACCGGTTGCTGCCCGTGCAAAGCTGGTGGATGAATTGAGCCATCCTCTGGGTTATACGGTTGGCCTTGGCCTGCCGGAATTGCGGGCGCGCATCGCGCAGCACTACCAGGACTGGTACGGCGTCACCGTTGACCCCAAACGTATCGTGATCACCAGCGGTGCTTCGGGGGCATTCCTGCTTGCGTTTTCGGCACTTTTCGACAATGACGCGCGCGTCGGTCTGGGATTGCCCTGCTATCCGTCATATCGCCATATCCTCAAGGCCGTCGGCCTGCGTGCAGTCGAAATACGCACAACGCCGGAGGGTCGCTACCAGCCGCGACCGGACGACGTCGCCGCGCATGACCTTGACGGACTGATCGTCGCTTCACCCGCCAATCCGACCGGCACAATGCTTGACAGGTCTGCGCTTAGCGCGCTTGCAGAGGCGTGCGAGGCCAGCGATGCCGCCTTCATTTCTGACGAAATCTATCATGGCATTGATTATGACAAGAAACCCGTCACAGCGTTGGAGGTGACGGATGATGTGTATGTCATCAATTCATTTTCCAAGTACTTTTCGATGACGGGTTGGCGTGTCGGCTGGATGGTCGTCCCGAAGGCGCATGTGCGCCGTGTCGAACGACTTGCGCAAAACATGTTCATCTGCGCCCCGCATGCTTCGCAACGGCTTGCACTGCACGCGATGGACTGCGCGGAAGAGTTGGACGCCAACAGGTCGGTATATGCGCAAAACCACCAATTAATGCAGGTTGGATTGCGCGAAGCGGGCTTTGACAAGTTCGCTCCACCTGATGGTGCATTCTACATTTATGCCGACGTATCCGAATGGACCGACGATGCACGGGCATTCGCAGCGGAAATCTTGGATGAAGCCGGAGTTGCGGTAACGCCAGGCCTCGACTTTGATCCACACGACGGACATCACTGGCTGCGCTTTTCTTATGCCCGGTCGACAAAGGATATCATTGAGGGGCTGAAGCGGTTACAAGACTTCATGGCAAAGCGCACATGA
- a CDS encoding helix-turn-helix domain-containing protein, whose amino-acid sequence MIVKSFRRAKAAEDVETKGFDAFELRLGDLMRGERATMGKSLLDVQRELKIKAAYIAAIENSDPSAFDTPGFIAGYVRSYARYLHMDPDWAFEKFCKESGFATAHGMSAAASAAKPARNASQSPLGKDIFASSATPFIPARDAMFSRIEPAAIGSVFVLVALIGGLGYGGWSVLQEVQKVQFAPVEQTPTVISDLDPLAGGGTGISAPAEDTLANLTAPSPEALDRLYRPQALEVPVLVARDAPISTLVPGSFGAVESPTDGIDAALAQAVAENTGPAVQVNEGPIAEVALVAVRPAWVRVRSADGSVIYEGIMDKGDTFELPATEDPATLRVGESGAIYFAVNGTHYGPAGPNGTVTSNLALDSSSLKEAYAVADLNSDNDLAAVVNVAEVSVSE is encoded by the coding sequence ATGATCGTAAAGAGCTTCAGACGCGCAAAGGCTGCTGAGGACGTCGAGACTAAAGGTTTCGACGCCTTTGAGTTGCGCCTTGGCGATTTGATGCGCGGCGAACGTGCAACAATGGGCAAGAGCCTGCTTGATGTGCAGCGCGAACTTAAGATCAAAGCCGCGTATATTGCCGCGATCGAGAATTCCGACCCTTCTGCATTCGATACACCAGGATTTATCGCCGGATATGTGCGTTCTTATGCACGTTATCTGCACATGGATCCTGATTGGGCATTCGAAAAATTCTGCAAGGAAAGCGGATTTGCGACGGCGCACGGCATGTCAGCTGCAGCCTCGGCAGCGAAACCGGCCCGCAATGCTAGTCAATCCCCCCTTGGCAAAGACATCTTCGCATCTTCCGCAACGCCGTTTATCCCGGCCCGTGACGCGATGTTTTCACGGATCGAACCCGCTGCGATTGGTTCTGTGTTCGTTTTGGTCGCCTTGATCGGCGGACTTGGCTATGGCGGTTGGTCCGTCTTGCAAGAGGTGCAAAAAGTTCAATTCGCACCGGTCGAACAGACGCCAACGGTCATTTCTGATCTCGATCCTTTGGCTGGCGGAGGAACAGGCATTTCTGCACCGGCAGAAGATACATTGGCGAACTTGACGGCTCCCTCACCGGAAGCATTGGATCGCCTGTATCGCCCTCAAGCGCTTGAGGTCCCCGTTCTGGTTGCACGTGATGCGCCGATTTCTACGCTTGTACCCGGGAGTTTTGGTGCCGTTGAATCGCCGACTGACGGAATTGACGCCGCCTTGGCGCAGGCCGTCGCGGAAAACACCGGCCCTGCTGTTCAGGTCAATGAAGGCCCGATCGCCGAAGTTGCACTTGTCGCGGTTCGCCCGGCTTGGGTGCGGGTCCGCTCTGCCGATGGATCTGTGATCTATGAAGGGATCATGGACAAGGGCGATACATTTGAACTTCCAGCAACCGAAGATCCAGCCACCTTGCGCGTCGGCGAAAGCGGCGCGATCTATTTTGCTGTCAACGGAACACATTATGGTCCCGCTGGTCCAAATGGCACTGTGACATCAAACCTTGCGCTCGACAGCTCTAGCCTGAAAGAGGCCTACGCAGTCGCGGATCTGAACAGCGACAATGACTTGGCAGCTGTTGTGAATGTGGCCGAGGTTTCGGTTTCCGAATAA
- a CDS encoding N-acetylmuramoyl-L-alanine amidase translates to MMRTALVFIFCANALWAQEFSALARIDPARSQVTDAGRALQIDLHLSQTVPYRVFTLDEPLRLVLDFREVDWSGISREQLLTAEAVTDLRFGGFRPGWSRMVVDLAVPMVLETAGMTVDTSGGSAHLQLILTPTDADTFAQQAGAPPDNDWANLAPSLPAPTPDDGPLTVVIDPGHGGIDPGAERGGLIEADLMLQLGIEVVEALNRQGGVRAILTRESDLFVPLEERMTIARAAGADLFISLHADALEEDEARGASVYTLNAEGQDRAAQRMAERHERGDLLAGLDLSGTDDRVATVLMDMARAETGPKGERFAGTLVAALRENGARLNSRPRREGRLAVLSAADFASVLVEVGFLSSAGDREQLRTAEGRAPIVAALLQAVQHWVVDEATRDALIRQ, encoded by the coding sequence ATGATGCGCACGGCTCTTGTCTTCATTTTTTGCGCAAATGCGCTTTGGGCGCAGGAATTCAGCGCACTTGCGCGGATTGATCCGGCGCGCAGTCAGGTCACCGATGCAGGTCGCGCCCTGCAGATTGATTTGCACCTCAGTCAAACGGTGCCATATCGGGTCTTCACTTTGGATGAACCGCTACGTCTTGTGCTGGATTTTCGCGAAGTCGATTGGTCCGGCATCAGCCGGGAACAGTTGCTGACAGCCGAAGCCGTCACTGATTTGCGCTTTGGCGGATTTCGTCCTGGCTGGTCGCGCATGGTCGTGGATCTTGCTGTCCCGATGGTTCTTGAAACGGCAGGCATGACAGTCGACACATCGGGAGGATCGGCGCATTTGCAATTGATCCTGACGCCCACGGATGCTGATACGTTCGCCCAGCAGGCAGGTGCGCCGCCAGATAATGACTGGGCCAATCTTGCGCCAAGCTTACCTGCGCCGACGCCGGATGATGGCCCGCTAACCGTTGTCATTGATCCAGGCCACGGCGGCATTGATCCGGGTGCTGAGCGAGGCGGGTTGATCGAGGCAGATTTAATGCTGCAACTCGGGATCGAAGTCGTCGAAGCGTTGAACCGTCAGGGCGGGGTGCGTGCAATTCTGACCCGCGAAAGCGACCTTTTCGTGCCTCTGGAAGAACGGATGACGATCGCCAGGGCCGCTGGAGCTGATCTGTTCATCTCGCTGCATGCAGACGCGCTCGAGGAAGACGAGGCGCGCGGCGCGTCCGTGTATACGCTAAATGCCGAGGGGCAGGACCGCGCGGCGCAGCGAATGGCTGAACGGCACGAACGGGGGGATCTGCTTGCCGGCCTGGATCTCAGTGGAACGGATGACAGGGTGGCAACCGTCCTGATGGATATGGCGCGGGCTGAAACCGGACCAAAGGGCGAACGGTTTGCCGGAACACTCGTTGCGGCCTTGCGTGAAAACGGGGCCCGTCTCAATTCACGCCCGCGCCGCGAGGGACGTTTGGCTGTCCTCAGCGCAGCGGATTTCGCGTCTGTCCTTGTCGAAGTCGGATTTTTGTCGTCGGCAGGTGATCGTGAACAGCTTCG
- a CDS encoding M20/M25/M40 family metallo-hydrolase has translation MTLEPVLDRIDAELPAATERLLDLLRIPSISTDPAYKAECDRAADWLVADLESIGFQVSKRPTPGHPMVVAHSGGEGPHVLFYGHYDVQPVDPPELWDRDPFDPQVENLPTGKVIRGRGSSDDKGQLMTFVEACRAWKDVHGALPTNISLFFEGEEESGSPSLVPFMEENAEELKADIALICDTGLYGDSTPAIITQLRGLLGEELTITGPNKDLHSGSYGGIAMNPARVLAKVIASLHDEGGRITVPDFYDGVPELSNELAAAWDDLKFDEKDFLGEVGLSIPAGEKGRRPLEMIWSRPTCEVNGMTSGYTGDGFKTVLPSKASAKISFRLVGTQDPFAIRKKFRKMVSDMIPADCSVSFKDHGAGPAGQMSTTHPAFEKARDALSDEWPNAAAYVGCGGSIPIAGYFKTVLDMDAMLIGFGKDDDQIHSPNEKYDLSSFHKGIRSWARILHNLTQ, from the coding sequence ATGACACTTGAACCAGTTCTTGATCGCATCGACGCCGAACTGCCCGCCGCAACAGAGCGTCTGCTTGATTTGCTGCGCATCCCCTCGATCTCGACCGATCCAGCCTACAAGGCGGAATGTGACCGCGCGGCAGACTGGCTGGTCGCCGATCTTGAAAGTATCGGTTTCCAGGTCAGCAAGCGCCCGACGCCAGGGCACCCGATGGTGGTCGCCCATTCCGGCGGTGAAGGACCACATGTTCTGTTCTACGGGCATTATGACGTGCAGCCGGTCGACCCGCCTGAACTTTGGGATCGCGATCCTTTCGATCCACAGGTCGAAAATCTGCCAACCGGTAAAGTCATCCGAGGGCGCGGATCATCAGATGACAAGGGACAGTTGATGACATTTGTCGAGGCATGCCGCGCTTGGAAAGACGTGCACGGTGCGCTGCCGACAAACATCAGTCTCTTCTTTGAAGGGGAAGAGGAATCGGGCTCCCCTTCTTTGGTGCCTTTCATGGAAGAAAATGCAGAAGAACTCAAAGCAGACATCGCTTTGATCTGTGACACGGGACTGTATGGCGACAGCACGCCGGCCATCATCACCCAGTTGCGTGGCTTGCTTGGCGAAGAACTGACGATCACTGGCCCGAACAAGGATTTGCATTCGGGCAGCTATGGCGGGATTGCAATGAATCCGGCCCGGGTTCTGGCGAAAGTAATCGCGTCGCTTCACGATGAAGGTGGACGGATAACCGTACCCGACTTCTACGATGGTGTGCCTGAACTCTCCAACGAACTGGCCGCCGCTTGGGATGATCTGAAATTCGACGAAAAGGACTTTCTTGGCGAAGTGGGTTTGTCCATCCCTGCAGGTGAAAAGGGTCGCCGCCCGCTCGAAATGATCTGGTCACGCCCGACGTGCGAAGTGAACGGCATGACGTCTGGCTATACCGGTGACGGTTTCAAGACAGTGCTGCCGTCCAAGGCCAGTGCCAAGATCAGCTTTCGGCTCGTCGGGACGCAGGATCCTTTTGCTATTCGCAAGAAGTTTCGCAAAATGGTGTCTGACATGATCCCTGCAGACTGCAGTGTTTCCTTCAAAGACCACGGTGCAGGGCCGGCAGGACAGATGAGCACGACACACCCGGCGTTCGAAAAGGCGCGCGATGCGCTTTCGGACGAATGGCCAAATGCAGCAGCCTATGTCGGGTGCGGCGGCTCGATTCCAATTGCCGGATATTTCAAGACTGTTCTGGATATGGATGCGATGCTGATCGGGTTCGGTAAGGATGACGATCAAATTCATTCACCAAACGAAAAATACGACCTGTCGTCGTTTCACAAGGGCATTCGTTCGTGGGCGCGCATCCTGCACAATCTTACGCAGTAG
- a CDS encoding MBL fold metallo-hydrolase produces MTPTRRQFLVTGTAALTVLPFAARADGHAANVFPTANGEVAIHPISHASFVMETPSGVIYVDPVGDADLYADKPAADFVLITHEHGDHYDEATLGAVVGESTTMITNPAVFDMMSEEMRAKATSLANGENGGLGDVSVDAIPAYNITEDRLNFHPQGRDNGYVLTVDDMRIYISGDTEDIPEMRALENIDLAFVCMNLPFTMDAESAASAVSEFAPTYVYPYHYRGRDNGTQDPQEFADMLADGIEAKMGGWYG; encoded by the coding sequence ATGACACCCACACGACGCCAATTCCTTGTGACCGGCACTGCTGCTTTGACAGTACTGCCATTCGCTGCACGCGCCGACGGCCATGCCGCCAATGTGTTCCCGACAGCCAATGGTGAAGTCGCGATCCATCCGATTTCACACGCATCATTTGTGATGGAGACTCCGTCAGGTGTAATCTATGTCGACCCGGTGGGTGACGCGGATCTTTACGCCGACAAACCGGCAGCCGATTTTGTTCTGATTACACATGAACACGGCGATCACTATGATGAAGCAACTTTGGGAGCTGTCGTCGGCGAAAGCACGACCATGATCACCAATCCTGCGGTTTTCGACATGATGTCCGAAGAAATGCGCGCGAAGGCCACGTCCTTGGCCAACGGGGAAAACGGTGGCCTCGGTGACGTTTCGGTAGACGCGATTCCAGCCTACAACATCACGGAAGATCGCTTGAACTTTCACCCGCAAGGGCGTGATAATGGATACGTTCTGACAGTTGACGACATGCGTATCTACATTTCCGGCGACACGGAAGATATTCCCGAAATGCGCGCGCTAGAGAACATCGATCTGGCGTTTGTTTGCATGAATTTGCCGTTCACCATGGACGCGGAGTCTGCAGCGTCAGCTGTGAGCGAATTCGCACCCACATACGTATACCCCTACCATTATCGCGGACGGGACAACGGAACGCAGGACCCGCAGGAATTCGCGGATATGCTTGCCGATGGCATCGAAGCAAAAATGGGTGGATGGTACGGCTAA
- a CDS encoding cytochrome P460 family protein, producing the protein MQSLLLKTAGAACFVLTASTVAHAQDCTFDPDKDFFDFEQAEVDALYSCVSDRLAEAYAKEGDEIGTVYRDWGVTATGPAAPGAHSNRFLLTFANDVAYETYVQYGFGDDFSMPVGSVLAKESYSLTKEGEPRPGPLFIMTKVEAGGEAEEFGNWVYSAVRTNGKPMGIQQGFCHGCHSAFADQDSMGYPDRDVRFETN; encoded by the coding sequence ATGCAATCCCTACTGCTCAAGACCGCAGGTGCGGCCTGCTTTGTCTTAACTGCCAGCACCGTGGCCCATGCACAGGATTGCACGTTTGATCCTGACAAGGATTTCTTTGATTTTGAACAGGCAGAGGTTGATGCGCTTTATTCCTGCGTGAGCGACCGCCTTGCTGAAGCCTATGCAAAGGAAGGCGATGAAATCGGCACCGTCTATCGTGACTGGGGCGTAACCGCGACGGGGCCGGCGGCACCTGGTGCGCATAGCAATCGTTTCCTTCTGACATTTGCAAACGATGTCGCGTATGAAACTTACGTTCAGTATGGATTTGGCGATGATTTCTCGATGCCAGTTGGGTCGGTTCTGGCAAAAGAATCCTATAGCTTGACGAAAGAAGGTGAACCGCGTCCGGGGCCGCTCTTTATTATGACCAAGGTCGAAGCTGGCGGAGAGGCCGAAGAGTTTGGCAATTGGGTCTATTCTGCAGTTCGCACCAACGGCAAGCCGATGGGAATCCAGCAGGGTTTCTGTCATGGCTGCCATTCCGCTTTTGCGGATCAGGACAGTATGGGCTATCCGGATCGCGACGTGCGTTTCGAAACGAACTGA
- a CDS encoding DsbA family protein: protein MRLLLLALTFALATPLAAQEMTDAEREAFRAEVRAYLLENPEVLMEAIGILEQREQEAQVQADVALAQANADALFNDPTSFVGGNPDGDITIVEFMDYRCGFCKRAYPEVSELVSGDGNIRYIIKEFPILGEESILASRFAIATRMVAGDEAYDDVHSTLMEFEGNISEASLQRIGEAFGLDTDAVFAEMESNEVTTIINNNRALAQRMRISGTPTFVVEDQMLRGYVPLDQMQQIVAAVRG from the coding sequence ATGCGCCTGCTATTACTCGCCCTGACCTTTGCTTTGGCTACGCCGCTTGCCGCGCAAGAGATGACCGACGCCGAACGCGAAGCTTTCCGGGCTGAGGTAAGAGCCTATCTGCTTGAAAATCCCGAAGTGCTAATGGAAGCTATCGGGATCCTTGAACAGCGCGAACAAGAAGCGCAAGTGCAGGCTGATGTGGCGCTTGCTCAGGCAAATGCGGATGCGTTGTTCAACGATCCGACGTCCTTTGTCGGTGGCAATCCGGATGGCGATATAACGATCGTCGAGTTTATGGATTACCGCTGCGGATTCTGCAAACGCGCCTACCCTGAAGTGTCAGAGCTTGTATCCGGCGATGGCAATATTCGCTACATAATCAAGGAGTTCCCGATCCTTGGTGAAGAATCAATACTCGCCTCGCGGTTTGCGATCGCGACGCGGATGGTAGCAGGCGATGAGGCCTACGATGATGTCCATTCCACATTGATGGAATTCGAAGGCAATATTTCGGAAGCATCGCTCCAACGGATCGGCGAAGCGTTCGGCCTTGATACCGACGCTGTCTTTGCAGAGATGGAAAGCAACGAGGTCACCACCATCATCAACAACAACCGTGCCCTTGCACAGCGGATGCGCATCAGCGGCACGCCAACTTTCGTGGTTGAGGATCAGATGCTGCGCGGTTACGTCCCGCTCGACCAGATGCAGCAAATAGTTGCAGCAGTGCGTGGCTGA
- the ispG gene encoding flavodoxin-dependent (E)-4-hydroxy-3-methylbut-2-enyl-diphosphate synthase, translating to MSLNHIRPWRNIYRRKSRQIMVGNVPVGGDAPITVQTMTNTLTTDVKATIDQVNAATEAGADIVRISVPDEASSKALKEIVANVSVPIVADIHFHYKRGIEAAEAGAACLRINPGNIGDEKRVKEVIRAARDHNCSIRIGVNAGSLEKHLLDKYAEPTPEAMVESGLDHIKILQDNDFHEFKISCKASDVFMAAAAYQQLAEATDAPIHLGITEAGGLTSGTIKSAIGLGNLLWMGIGDTIRVSLSADPVEEVKVGYEILKSLGLRHRGVNIISCPSCARQGFDVIKTVETLEKRLEHIKTPMSLSIIGCVVNGPGEALMTDVGFTGGGAGSGMVYLAGKQSHKMDNGQMVDHIVAQVEKKAAELEAAAAAAE from the coding sequence ATGTCCCTCAATCATATCCGCCCTTGGCGCAACATCTACCGGCGCAAATCCCGGCAAATCATGGTTGGCAACGTGCCAGTCGGTGGCGATGCGCCGATTACCGTCCAGACGATGACCAACACGCTGACCACTGACGTTAAGGCGACCATCGACCAGGTGAACGCTGCGACAGAAGCTGGTGCCGATATCGTCCGTATTTCTGTGCCTGATGAGGCATCGAGCAAAGCGCTGAAAGAAATCGTGGCGAACGTCAGTGTGCCCATCGTGGCCGATATCCACTTTCACTATAAACGCGGGATTGAGGCTGCAGAAGCCGGTGCCGCATGTCTGCGTATCAATCCCGGCAACATCGGTGATGAGAAGCGTGTCAAAGAAGTCATCAGAGCAGCGCGGGATCATAACTGTTCAATCCGCATCGGGGTCAACGCAGGATCGCTTGAAAAGCATTTGCTCGACAAATATGCCGAACCGACACCCGAAGCGATGGTCGAAAGCGGTCTGGATCACATCAAGATCTTGCAGGATAATGATTTTCACGAGTTCAAGATCAGCTGCAAGGCATCTGACGTCTTCATGGCTGCCGCAGCGTATCAGCAACTGGCAGAGGCGACGGACGCGCCGATCCACCTTGGCATCACCGAGGCTGGTGGTTTGACGTCCGGCACGATTAAATCTGCGATTGGACTTGGAAACCTTCTTTGGATGGGTATCGGTGACACGATCCGCGTGTCGCTGTCCGCCGATCCGGTCGAAGAGGTGAAGGTCGGTTACGAGATATTGAAATCACTCGGCCTACGCCATCGCGGCGTCAACATCATCTCCTGTCCGTCTTGCGCACGGCAAGGATTTGACGTCATCAAGACAGTCGAGACCCTTGAAAAGCGACTTGAACACATCAAGACACCCATGTCTCTTTCGATTATTGGCTGTGTCGTAAACGGACCTGGTGAAGCCCTAATGACCGATGTCGGTTTCACAGGTGGCGGGGCAGGGTCGGGCATGGTCTATCTTGCGGGCAAGCAAAGCCACAAGATGGACAACGGCCAGATGGTCGATCACATCGTCGCGCAGGTCGAAAAAAAGGCGGCAGAGCTTGAGGCTGCTGCCGCCGCGGCCGAATAG
- a CDS encoding S41 family peptidase yields MQRVLKYFVYIIGSIAAVIAVSWVIYMPDSAQRGAWRAETGGSILELTPLKATLFSETSHSCLEVLSFPAHLKLVEILESAKIELIDTNTLQLVVDGTLDHQRYARIDQTPERCSRPNPQAATARAVFDAVWTAMDENYAFFDLHGVDWAARRERAPAPDAQLDDAELTNLLLHMMEGIDDGHVHFGTDQTGYASPATRPDWIPEGESLNRNILRNIAIANAGTTLTQAANAPIFYGLRGDGTGFIMIREMDVAIPLGGNSTDAMANAFDEVLRRLADARSLVIDIRYNPGGSDTVSFGVASHFIDEPRPVFIKTTRTGETQSAPFTAILEPFDDSADGRPVVLLTSNLTGSAAEILTLAMREIPHVVTMGEETSGGLSDVMGFMLPNGWGLGLSNQTYLTMDGQLFEGVGIPPDLPIAFETPQYLAGRDPVLAAAFAKAAELGN; encoded by the coding sequence GTGCAGCGGGTTCTGAAGTATTTCGTCTACATCATTGGCAGCATCGCGGCTGTGATTGCAGTCTCTTGGGTCATCTACATGCCTGACAGCGCACAACGTGGCGCGTGGCGTGCCGAAACGGGCGGGTCCATTCTGGAACTCACACCGCTGAAAGCGACCCTATTCAGCGAAACATCGCACAGCTGTCTGGAAGTGCTATCCTTTCCCGCGCATTTGAAACTCGTGGAAATACTTGAAAGCGCAAAGATCGAACTGATCGATACGAACACGCTTCAACTGGTTGTTGACGGGACGCTCGACCATCAGCGCTACGCGCGGATCGACCAGACACCGGAACGCTGCAGCAGGCCCAATCCGCAAGCTGCTACGGCACGCGCAGTCTTTGATGCGGTCTGGACGGCAATGGATGAAAACTATGCTTTCTTCGACCTTCACGGCGTCGATTGGGCAGCGCGCCGGGAGCGCGCCCCTGCTCCAGACGCGCAACTGGACGACGCTGAACTGACAAACCTCCTCTTACATATGATGGAGGGCATAGATGACGGACATGTTCATTTCGGCACAGATCAAACGGGCTACGCTTCTCCAGCCACAAGACCTGACTGGATTCCAGAGGGTGAAAGTCTAAACCGGAACATTCTGCGCAACATTGCGATTGCGAACGCAGGTACGACGCTGACACAAGCCGCAAACGCGCCGATCTTCTACGGGCTTCGCGGAGATGGCACTGGGTTCATCATGATCCGTGAGATGGATGTCGCTATACCATTAGGTGGTAACAGCACGGACGCGATGGCCAATGCCTTTGATGAGGTTCTTAGACGTCTCGCTGATGCGCGATCACTGGTGATCGATATCCGCTACAACCCGGGCGGGTCAGATACGGTATCCTTTGGTGTCGCCAGCCACTTTATTGATGAACCGCGCCCTGTCTTCATCAAGACAACTCGAACGGGTGAGACGCAATCGGCTCCGTTCACCGCCATTCTGGAACCGTTTGACGACTCGGCAGACGGGCGACCTGTCGTTTTATTGACATCGAACCTGACTGGCAGTGCGGCAGAAATTCTGACGCTGGCCATGCGGGAAATCCCGCATGTGGTCACCATGGGCGAAGAAACGAGCGGCGGGTTGTCGGACGTCATGGGGTTTATGCTGCCCAACGGCTGGGGGCTCGGCCTTTCAAACCAGACATATCTGACCATGGATGGACAGTTATTCGAAGGTGTAGGAATTCCGCCGGATCTGCCGATTGCATTTGAAACGCCACAGTATCTTGCAGGGCGTGATCCCGTCCTTGCAGCAGCATTTGCGAAAGCGGCTGAGCTTGGAAATTAA